A stretch of Mytilus edulis chromosome 11, xbMytEdul2.2, whole genome shotgun sequence DNA encodes these proteins:
- the LOC139495115 gene encoding deoxyuridine 5'-triphosphate nucleotidohydrolase-like, with amino-acid sequence MGVESEPASKKPKMPLDNVVLRFAKLTANALCPTRGSKLAAGYDLYSAYDYKIPSKGKVCAMTDIQIALPEGCYGRVAPRSGLAAKHFIDVGAGVIDQDYRGNVGVIMFNFGEQEFVVNKGDRIAQLICERIYIPELEECENLNATERGDGGFGSTGTN; translated from the exons ATGGGTGTAGAATCGGAACCTGCGAGCAAGAAGCCAAAAATGCCCCTTGACAATGTGGTTTTAAGATTTGCTAAATTGACAGCCAATGCTCTATGTCCGACTAGAGGTTCTAAGTTGGCCGCTGGATATGATTTGTACAG TGCCTATGATTATAAGATTCCATCGAAAGGGAAAGTTTGTGCAATGACAGACATACAGATAGCTTTACCAGAAGGCTGCTATGGTCGTGTAG cTCCAAGATCTGGTCTTGCAGCCaagcattttattgatgttgGAG CTGGAGTGATTGATCAGGACTATCGTGGTAATGTCGGAGTTATCATGTTTAATTTTGGAGAACAGGAATTTGTTG tAAATAAAGGTGACAGAATTGCTCAGCTGATATGTGAAAGAATTTATATTCCTGAACTAGAAGAAtgtgag AACTTGAATGCAACTGAAAGAGGAGATGGTGGATTTGGTTCAACAGGAACCAATTAA